From the genome of Paenibacillus sp. JQZ6Y-1, one region includes:
- a CDS encoding S1C family serine protease, producing the protein MALFDDDFYSTKVRSSKRGVSSSRRSYPSFRSPAGQVRRQTSMLKVVLVSAVTSAVTVLAVMGGLLWYHSNYSGTATASTALPVQQTAGSPYEQLIQVAEKVRPAVVSIVNYQEGLEEQDMTALDESALGSGVIFRKEGGKAYIVTNNHVISGADEVDAVMTDGTMLKANVVGADFISDIAVLSVDSKDIDTIAAIGDSDQLQLGETVMAIGNPLGFNGTMTSGIISYDHRLIPVSLNQDGNYDWEQNVIQTDAAINEGNSGGALVNLRGEVIGINTMKISDTGVEGLGFAIPMNEVMDYAKQLMAEGKINRPYLGVYSMDLDSQYAYRSYDEEEENDAPKPKLPDNVTKGAIVLEVSGPAQEAGLKVDDVIVQLDKQKITSTLDLRKYLYNQKTIGDDINITYYRDGKKGSVTAKLQDTPDRD; encoded by the coding sequence ATGGCGTTATTTGATGATGATTTCTACTCCACCAAAGTCCGCAGCTCCAAACGCGGCGTCTCCTCCTCCCGCCGATCGTACCCATCGTTCCGCTCACCCGCGGGACAGGTACGCCGACAAACGTCCATGCTGAAGGTAGTACTGGTGAGCGCGGTCACAAGTGCCGTTACCGTACTAGCAGTGATGGGCGGATTGTTGTGGTATCACAGCAATTACTCTGGCACAGCGACTGCAAGCACGGCATTGCCGGTACAGCAGACGGCAGGCAGTCCGTATGAGCAGCTGATTCAGGTTGCCGAAAAGGTACGTCCTGCGGTTGTCAGCATTGTGAATTATCAGGAAGGTCTGGAAGAGCAGGATATGACAGCGCTGGATGAGTCAGCGCTTGGTTCGGGTGTGATTTTCCGCAAAGAAGGCGGCAAGGCATACATTGTGACTAATAATCATGTGATTTCTGGTGCGGATGAAGTCGATGCAGTTATGACTGATGGCACGATGCTGAAGGCAAATGTGGTCGGTGCGGATTTTATTAGCGACATTGCTGTTCTGTCGGTAGATAGCAAGGATATTGATACCATCGCCGCTATTGGCGACTCGGATCAGCTACAGCTGGGCGAAACGGTGATGGCAATTGGCAATCCACTAGGGTTTAATGGTACGATGACATCAGGGATTATTAGCTATGACCATCGGCTAATCCCAGTATCGCTTAACCAAGACGGCAATTATGACTGGGAGCAGAACGTCATTCAGACGGATGCGGCGATTAATGAAGGTAATAGCGGCGGCGCGCTCGTCAATCTGCGCGGTGAGGTGATCGGCATCAATACGATGAAGATTTCCGATACTGGTGTGGAAGGGTTGGGTTTTGCAATTCCGATGAATGAAGTAATGGACTACGCCAAGCAGCTTATGGCGGAAGGCAAGATCAACCGTCCATACCTCGGTGTCTACAGCATGGATCTGGATAGTCAGTACGCTTACCGCTCCTATGATGAGGAAGAGGAAAATGACGCTCCGAAGCCCAAGCTGCCGGATAACGTCACCAAAGGCGCAATCGTGCTCGAAGTAAGCGGACCCGCTCAGGAAGCTGGTCTCAAGGTGGATGATGTGATTGTACAGCTGGATAAGCAAAAGATTACATCGACCCTCGATTTGCGCAAATATTTATACAATCAAAAGACCATCGGCGACGATATAAACATAACGTATTACCGTGATGGGAAAAAGGGCTCGGTTACTGCCAAGCTTCAGGACACCCCGGATCGCGACTGA
- the yycI gene encoding two-component system regulatory protein YycI, producing the protein MAQEPVQVGRQEEQMDWGRAKTVLIAAFLLLNIILGYQLWMDIRDQAQSNLDIASLSENAQRALEDKHIQVNAQIPRDTPILGPIPYRDLTPINSEPIQLKRAADSQLIFNEDELKEQLSTEIPQFSNYQYDSLIAEEGVFVMHPLINNDLPLFNMNLELYYSNQKIHSYLAPQLTLQQEEADEPRQEILSASTALGTIIEHDLPEGAVVKDITLGYYGQNTGDHTTVALPVWRIALESGAFYYVQGISGEVIVAPSSQNEE; encoded by the coding sequence TTGGCACAGGAACCTGTGCAGGTGGGCAGACAGGAGGAACAGATGGACTGGGGACGGGCAAAAACGGTGCTGATCGCCGCCTTTTTACTGCTGAACATCATATTGGGATACCAGCTCTGGATGGATATTCGCGATCAGGCACAGTCCAATCTGGATATTGCCTCACTCAGCGAGAATGCCCAACGTGCGTTGGAGGATAAGCATATTCAAGTGAATGCGCAGATTCCACGTGATACACCGATTCTGGGGCCGATTCCCTATCGCGATCTGACACCGATCAATAGCGAGCCGATTCAGCTGAAGCGAGCGGCGGATAGTCAGTTGATTTTTAATGAAGACGAATTAAAAGAGCAGCTATCGACGGAAATCCCTCAATTTTCCAACTATCAATATGACTCGCTGATTGCGGAAGAAGGCGTTTTTGTGATGCATCCGCTCATAAATAATGATTTACCCCTGTTTAATATGAATCTAGAGCTGTATTATAGTAATCAGAAGATTCATTCTTATCTTGCTCCGCAGCTGACGCTGCAACAGGAGGAAGCGGATGAGCCGAGACAGGAGATTCTGTCGGCATCGACCGCATTGGGAACTATTATTGAACATGATCTGCCGGAAGGGGCAGTGGTTAAGGATATTACCCTGGGCTATTACGGACAGAACACTGGCGATCATACTACAGTTGCTCTACCCGTATGGCGAATCGCGCTGGAAAGTGGCGCATTCTATTATGTACAGGGAATCAGCGGGGAGGTTATCGTTGCCCCGTCGTCACAAAATGAGGAGTAG
- a CDS encoding CxxH/CxxC protein — protein MYVVCKEHVEKALEEFVDEYEDAPDVVDLKETEFSDWDPPAKCIYCDQHGEFLVV, from the coding sequence ATGTATGTAGTATGCAAGGAACATGTGGAAAAAGCACTTGAGGAGTTTGTGGATGAATACGAAGATGCACCAGATGTGGTGGACCTGAAGGAAACTGAATTTTCCGATTGGGACCCACCTGCGAAATGTATCTATTGTGACCAGCACGGCGAATTTCTCGTTGTCTGA
- a CDS encoding MBL fold metallo-hydrolase, with the protein MIGTGIQFTVLSSGSTGNATIVRNKDAALLIDAGLSAKRIDELMKEREFSGDQLQGILVTHEHSDHVRGLGAVARKYGLPIYANEKTWMAIEKAVGKITPEQKQIMQTGDFLSFGSLRIESFGISHDAAEPVGYVFKDGEQKLSVATDLGYVSDKVMQSISNSDVLVLEANHDIEMLRMGRYPWNTKRRILSDVGHLSNDAAGEALSELLCQKMKRTYLAHLSLDHNMMELAKLSVRDAMESRGCFYKDHEFQLCETYYNRPTPWDALNETRQPADSAQVIPSGQ; encoded by the coding sequence ATGATAGGCACAGGCATACAATTTACAGTATTATCGAGTGGTTCGACAGGAAATGCGACCATCGTTCGAAATAAAGATGCGGCTCTGCTCATTGATGCGGGCCTGAGCGCAAAGCGGATTGACGAGCTGATGAAGGAGCGCGAATTCAGCGGCGACCAGCTGCAAGGCATTCTGGTCACCCATGAGCACTCCGACCATGTACGCGGACTCGGCGCTGTGGCGCGCAAATATGGGCTGCCCATCTATGCTAACGAGAAAACATGGATGGCGATTGAGAAGGCAGTCGGCAAGATTACACCAGAGCAAAAGCAGATTATGCAGACGGGAGACTTTTTGAGCTTTGGCTCCCTGCGAATCGAATCGTTCGGTATCTCGCATGATGCGGCAGAGCCAGTCGGTTATGTTTTCAAGGATGGCGAGCAGAAGCTGAGTGTGGCAACCGATCTCGGTTATGTCAGCGACAAGGTCATGCAAAGTATATCCAATTCGGATGTGCTGGTACTGGAAGCCAATCACGATATTGAGATGCTGCGCATGGGACGGTACCCGTGGAATACAAAGCGTCGCATTCTAAGCGATGTAGGCCATTTATCCAACGATGCCGCAGGCGAAGCGTTAAGTGAGTTGTTATGTCAGAAAATGAAGCGTACCTACTTGGCGCATCTTAGTCTGGATCACAATATGATGGAGCTTGCCAAGCTGAGCGTTCGCGATGCGATGGAAAGTCGGGGCTGCTTTTACAAGGATCATGAATTTCAATTATGCGAAACGTACTATAACCGTCCGACCCCATGGGATGCGCTGAATGAAACGCGCCAACCAGCAGACTCGGCGCAGGTGATTCCATCTGGACAATGA
- a CDS encoding YycH family regulatory protein, translating into MRENIKSALLALLIIISLVQSYFLIYRMPGADSVVNSESGYVQAEDIGPHSSIENMLFPDKMIIHMTGNRHTIFYPSSDDYNTIYNGLREASFGQFRRLSVQSIDWNMVRSDDGIELTFSSGIPVSLLERSLKLNPDSLFEGDSVNRIWIYTSSEDRQTKAFFFSASGDVVYEANDMDLKSEQITRNVLLGENSMGYQYTAGGYYIPQSSLSIPVVTLKLDSLTTEQMQRNLFFDPGAIRNINEQNGIEIYTDSKRSLQVDTLQKWMTYTDPTAPTTGSNNSSDNVLSAVDFVNQHGGWPGTYMLNINNNGDSKGGFIFRQYYRSYPVMETDKVKFGYMRLVVEHNTVSSYERSMLSLNANPSSRGDSAVSPETDTTAGQSAAAMHSLPGGQQLEKLLKSQIPAGKQVVDLSPAYRPTLGNGVVVLTPVWMVKLQDGSTQLLSSK; encoded by the coding sequence ATGAGGGAGAATATCAAATCTGCCTTGCTGGCTCTGCTGATCATTATCAGTTTGGTGCAAAGCTACTTCCTCATTTACCGGATGCCGGGTGCGGATTCGGTCGTTAATTCCGAGTCTGGCTATGTGCAGGCGGAGGATATCGGTCCACACTCTAGCATCGAAAATATGCTATTTCCCGATAAAATGATTATTCATATGACTGGCAATCGTCATACGATCTTTTATCCGTCGTCGGATGATTACAATACCATTTATAACGGGCTGCGCGAAGCTAGCTTTGGACAGTTCCGCCGTCTGTCGGTGCAGAGCATCGATTGGAATATGGTACGCAGTGATGATGGGATTGAGCTGACATTTAGCAGCGGGATTCCCGTTAGTCTGCTGGAACGTAGTTTGAAGCTGAACCCGGATTCGCTGTTTGAAGGCGATTCGGTGAACCGCATCTGGATCTATACTTCGTCAGAGGATCGCCAGACAAAGGCATTCTTTTTCAGTGCTAGTGGTGACGTAGTGTATGAAGCGAACGATATGGATCTGAAAAGTGAGCAAATTACGCGTAATGTGCTGCTTGGCGAGAACAGCATGGGCTATCAGTACACCGCTGGCGGTTATTATATCCCACAGAGCAGTCTGAGCATCCCAGTGGTGACGCTGAAGCTGGACAGTCTAACGACGGAGCAGATGCAGCGCAATCTGTTTTTCGATCCGGGCGCGATTCGCAATATTAATGAACAGAACGGCATTGAAATTTATACCGATAGTAAGCGGAGTTTACAGGTCGATACATTGCAAAAATGGATGACATATACCGATCCGACTGCACCGACGACGGGCAGCAACAATAGCTCGGACAATGTGCTGTCTGCAGTTGATTTTGTGAATCAGCATGGCGGCTGGCCGGGCACGTATATGCTCAATATCAACAACAATGGCGATAGTAAGGGCGGATTTATTTTCCGTCAATATTATCGCTCCTATCCGGTGATGGAGACGGACAAAGTAAAGTTCGGCTATATGCGGCTCGTAGTGGAGCATAATACGGTATCTTCCTATGAGCGCTCTATGCTGTCTCTGAATGCCAATCCATCTAGTCGTGGCGATTCGGCAGTGTCACCTGAAACGGATACAACTGCTGGTCAATCGGCAGCAGCGATGCACAGTCTGCCCGGTGGACAGCAGCTAGAGAAATTGCTGAAAAGTCAGATTCCAGCAGGCAAGCAGGTGGTTGATCTGTCCCCTGCCTATCGCCCCACACTAGGTAATGGAGTGGTTGTATTAACACCAGTCTGGATGGTGAAGCTACAGGATGGCAGCACCCAGCTGCTGAGCAGCAAGTAA